From one Physeter macrocephalus isolate SW-GA chromosome 18, ASM283717v5, whole genome shotgun sequence genomic stretch:
- the GPX6 gene encoding LOW QUALITY PROTEIN: glutathione peroxidase 6 (The sequence of the model RefSeq protein was modified relative to this genomic sequence to represent the inferred CDS: deleted 1 base in 1 codon; substituted 1 base at 1 genomic stop codon), whose protein sequence is MILQFWVYCLFSLFLVGFAQPTPKQQQMKMDCYKGVTGTIYEYGALTLNGEEYIQFKQYAGKHVLFVNVATCUGLAAQYPELNALQEELKPFGVVVLGFPCNQFGKQEPAKNSEILLGLKYVGPGGGFVPNFQLFEKGDVNGEKEQKVFSFLKNSCPPTSDFFGSSSQXLFWEPMKVHDICWNFQKFLVGPDGVPVMHWFHWASISTVKSDILEYMKQFKSK, encoded by the exons ATGATCCTGCAGTTCTGGGTCTACTGTCTTTTCTCACTGTTCCTGGTCGGCTTTGCTCAGCCGACCCCGAAGCAGCAACAGATGAAG ATGGATTGCTATAAGGGGGTGACAGGCACCATCTATGAGTATGGAGCCCTCACCCTCAATGGCGAGGAGTATATCCAGTTCAAGCAGTATGCGGGCAAGCACGTCCTCTTTGTCAATGTGGCCACCTGTTGAGGCTTGGCAGCTCAGTATCCTG AACTGAATGCACTACAGGAGGAGCTGAAGCCTTTTGGTGTAGTTGTGTTGGGCTTTCCCTGCAACCAATTTGGAAAACAAGAACCAGCAAAAAACTCAGAGATCCTTTTGGGGCTCAA GTATGTAGGTCCAGGTGGTGGCTTTGTTCCCAATTTTCAGCTCTTTGAGAAAGGGGATGTGaatggagaaaaagaacagaaggtCTTTAGCTTCCTGAAG AACTCCTGCCCTCCAACCTCTGATTTTTTTGGCTCATCAAGCCAA TAACTCTTCTGGGAGCCCATGAAGGTCCATGACATCTGCTGGAACTTTCAGAAGTTCTTGGTGGGGCCTGATGGAGTCCCTGTCATGCACTGGTTCCACTGGGCTTCCATCAGCACAGTCAAGTCAGACATCCTGGAGTACATGAAGCAGTTCAAAAGCAAATAG